A DNA window from Anaerocolumna sp. AGMB13020 contains the following coding sequences:
- a CDS encoding GNAT family N-acetyltransferase: protein MIRLIEEVMSKKIIAEEVLYDLPEWFGIPDSTRQYIEDSVQMPFFAAFTETGVAGFLTVKENNRYTAEIHVMGIKKEYHRKGIGKELYRACYAWCKNKGYEYLQVKTLDESHPDVNYAITRKYYFAMGFRPMECLPDLWGKENPCLIMVQGIQ, encoded by the coding sequence ATGATACGTTTAATTGAAGAAGTTATGAGCAAGAAGATAATTGCAGAGGAAGTGCTTTATGATCTTCCGGAGTGGTTTGGCATACCTGATTCTACCAGACAATACATAGAGGATTCAGTACAGATGCCTTTTTTTGCTGCGTTTACAGAAACCGGAGTTGCCGGCTTTCTTACTGTGAAAGAAAATAACCGTTATACCGCAGAAATACATGTAATGGGCATAAAAAAAGAATATCACAGGAAAGGTATCGGCAAGGAATTATATCGTGCCTGCTATGCCTGGTGTAAAAACAAAGGCTATGAATATCTTCAGGTAAAAACACTGGATGAATCCCATCCGGATGTTAATTATGCTATAACCAGGAAATACTATTTTGCAATGGGATTTCGTCCTATGGAATGTTTACCGGATTTATGGGGAAAAGAAAATCCATGTCTTATTATGGTGCAAGGTATTCAATAG
- a CDS encoding AraC family transcriptional regulator, with translation MGAKIRDLSLYEKKIIKDEEFPVQMFKNQIRSPGVYFQTHWHEHLELHYVLKGTGYFVYDRKNIMVKEGSLVIFNSNVLHQGISEDKEFDALVIIFEMSAFSKEIADYNVIFQSLIEEDDRVQELLTSICKEDMERNHGYKLAIKGKLYELITYLFRNYVTESLSPRENTLRLYNLGRINTVVQYIQENYSEPVTNRELADLIHLSEYRFCHLFKESMGKSPINYINEVRLKKAYELIKEKENSISEVAVKVGFSDYNNFGRLFRKYYGFPPSKV, from the coding sequence ATGGGAGCGAAGATACGTGATTTAAGTTTATATGAAAAGAAAATCATTAAAGACGAAGAATTCCCGGTGCAGATGTTTAAGAACCAGATACGCAGTCCGGGTGTATATTTTCAAACTCACTGGCATGAGCATCTTGAGCTGCATTATGTATTAAAAGGTACCGGGTACTTTGTTTATGACAGAAAAAACATAATGGTAAAGGAAGGCAGCCTTGTAATCTTCAACAGCAATGTGCTGCATCAGGGAATCAGTGAAGACAAAGAATTTGATGCATTGGTAATAATTTTTGAAATGAGTGCTTTTTCAAAAGAGATAGCAGATTATAACGTTATCTTTCAGAGCCTGATCGAAGAGGATGATAGAGTTCAGGAACTTCTGACCTCGATCTGCAAAGAAGACATGGAGCGTAACCATGGCTATAAACTGGCAATTAAGGGTAAGCTTTATGAGCTGATAACTTACCTGTTTCGTAATTATGTTACAGAAAGCCTTTCACCCAGGGAGAATACCCTGAGGTTATATAATCTTGGCAGGATAAATACGGTAGTGCAGTATATACAGGAGAACTACAGTGAGCCTGTTACCAACAGGGAATTAGCTGATTTGATACATTTGAGCGAATACCGTTTCTGCCACCTCTTTAAAGAGAGTATGGGGAAAAGCCCTATCAATTATATAAACGAGGTTCGTCTAAAGAAAGCATATGAACTGATTAAAGAAAAAGAAAATTCTATTTCAGAAGTTGCAGTAAAGGTAGGTTTTTCTGACTACAATAATTTTGGAAGACTGTTTCGTAAGTATTATGGATTTCCACCGTCAAAAGTATGA
- a CDS encoding sugar phosphate isomerase/epimerase family protein, whose protein sequence is MKLGTFSVVLGDLTLDKACEFLHGKGVQMIEIGCGGHPGKAHCDAELLLKNEEKYEEFKATIAKYELQISALSAHGNMVHPVKEIADKFDEDLTNAILLAEKLGVPVVNTFSGCPGGSPEDKTPNWVTCSWPEDYMHALEYQWNEVLIPYWKKKAAFAKEHGIKIALELHPGFCVYNTKTLLRLREAAGPEIGANFDPSHLIWQGMDPCAAIRELGKQGAIFHFHAKDTKIDPINCKVNGVLDTTHYGDEINRSWIFRSVGYGHGEDYWKAMISELRLAGYDYAISIEHEDSLMTGKEGLSKAISFLQNVLIFEERGQMFWA, encoded by the coding sequence ATGAAATTAGGAACATTTTCAGTAGTACTTGGAGATCTGACACTGGATAAGGCTTGTGAATTCCTGCATGGTAAAGGAGTTCAGATGATTGAAATCGGATGCGGCGGACATCCCGGTAAAGCTCATTGTGATGCAGAACTGTTACTGAAGAATGAGGAAAAATACGAAGAATTCAAAGCAACAATAGCAAAATATGAGTTACAGATCAGTGCATTAAGCGCCCATGGCAATATGGTTCATCCTGTTAAGGAGATTGCAGATAAATTTGATGAGGATCTGACCAACGCGATTCTTCTGGCTGAGAAATTGGGAGTTCCTGTAGTAAATACTTTTTCCGGCTGCCCTGGCGGAAGTCCTGAGGATAAGACACCTAACTGGGTGACCTGCTCCTGGCCGGAGGACTATATGCATGCCCTGGAATATCAGTGGAATGAGGTACTTATACCATATTGGAAGAAAAAAGCCGCTTTTGCAAAAGAACACGGCATAAAGATAGCCTTGGAACTTCATCCGGGCTTCTGCGTATATAACACGAAGACACTACTTCGTTTGAGAGAAGCAGCAGGACCTGAAATCGGTGCCAACTTCGATCCCAGTCACTTAATCTGGCAGGGGATGGATCCTTGTGCTGCAATCAGAGAGCTTGGCAAACAGGGAGCTATTTTCCATTTCCATGCCAAAGATACCAAGATTGACCCCATTAACTGCAAGGTAAACGGTGTTCTTGATACCACTCATTACGGTGATGAAATCAATCGTTCCTGGATTTTCCGTTCCGTTGGATATGGTCATGGAGAGGATTATTGGAAAGCAATGATTTCCGAGCTAAGACTGGCAGGTTATGATTATGCGATCAGCATTGAGCACGAAGACAGCCTGATGACAGGAAAAGAAGGTCTCTCCAAAGCAATCAGCTTTCTTCAGAATGTACTGATATTTGAAGAACGCGGGCAGATGTTCTGGGCATAA
- a CDS encoding Gfo/Idh/MocA family protein, whose translation MLQDMKIAIVGLGGMGDWHRELIESIDGLTLAGIYDIKEERQEYAKEKNIRVYGSFDELLADEEVELCLIATPNDLHKPLAIAAMKAGKHVVSEKPVTLSSEDLKEMIAASEETGKLFTVHQNRRWDEDFLTMKKIYDDNLLGEVFRIESRVHGSRGIPGDWRQLKEQGGGMVLDWGVHLLDQILLMLKGVKLNKVYATITHVTNQLVDDGFTTSLLFENGVEVIIEVGTSNFVNLPRWYMLGANGTAIIEDWSLKGEIVSAKGQNEKDVVPVKTAAGLTKTMAPRRDDTIAKTELPVVKSDIRDFYRNVIKTIRGEEEINVKLPEVARVMRLMEAIFEAAEKQQVVDFE comes from the coding sequence ATGTTACAGGATATGAAGATTGCTATTGTAGGCCTTGGCGGAATGGGAGACTGGCACAGAGAGCTGATAGAATCCATTGATGGTCTTACATTAGCTGGAATATATGATATCAAAGAAGAAAGACAGGAATACGCAAAAGAGAAAAATATCAGGGTATATGGAAGCTTTGATGAACTTTTGGCTGATGAAGAAGTTGAATTATGTCTGATTGCAACACCCAATGACCTTCATAAACCACTTGCCATAGCTGCAATGAAAGCCGGTAAGCATGTGGTAAGTGAAAAACCCGTAACTCTTAGCTCAGAAGATCTCAAGGAGATGATAGCAGCATCGGAGGAGACCGGCAAATTATTCACAGTACATCAGAACAGGCGATGGGATGAAGATTTCCTTACCATGAAGAAGATATATGATGACAATCTTTTGGGAGAAGTATTCCGCATAGAGTCCCGTGTTCATGGTTCCAGAGGAATTCCGGGAGACTGGAGGCAGCTTAAGGAACAGGGTGGCGGAATGGTTCTGGACTGGGGCGTACATTTACTGGACCAGATCCTTCTTATGCTGAAAGGGGTTAAGCTTAACAAGGTATATGCAACCATTACCCATGTCACCAATCAACTGGTGGATGATGGCTTTACCACCAGTCTGCTGTTTGAAAACGGAGTGGAGGTTATTATTGAAGTAGGGACCAGTAATTTCGTTAACCTGCCCAGATGGTATATGCTTGGTGCCAATGGTACAGCAATTATTGAAGACTGGAGCTTAAAAGGTGAGATTGTAAGTGCAAAAGGCCAGAATGAAAAGGACGTAGTTCCCGTTAAGACAGCAGCAGGACTTACAAAGACCATGGCTCCCAGAAGAGATGACACCATCGCTAAGACAGAACTTCCTGTTGTAAAGAGTGATATCAGAGACTTCTACCGAAATGTAATCAAGACTATTCGCGGGGAAGAAGAAATAAATGTTAAGCTGCCGGAAGTTGCAAGAGTTATGAGGCTGATGGAAGCAATCTTTGAAGCTGCAGAGAAACAGCAGGTAGTGGATTTTGAATAA
- a CDS encoding Gfo/Idh/MocA family protein yields the protein MDKVKIGIIGCGGIANGKHLPAIKRNGNFEIIAFCDLQKERAEKAKTEYGTAASKVYTDYRELLKEKEIQAVYVLTPNKSHASISIDAMEAEKHVMCEKPMAKTYEDAKKMVETARNTGKILTIGYQNRYRADSTYLKRACSNDDLGEIYYARAHAVRRRAVPTWGVFLNEEEQGGGPLIDIGTHALDLTLWMMNNYEVESVTGSVYRKLAEQKEQGNAFGEWDPEIFTVEDSAFGFIKMKNGATIHLEASWALNTLEVDEAKVSLCGTRAGADMKEGLRINRVQYNKQCVEKPDLGSGGVAFFDGKTENDSDVEQRIFYNAITKGEELVVKPEQALVVTQVLEAIYEAGRTGKTVYFN from the coding sequence ATGGATAAAGTAAAGATAGGTATTATTGGTTGTGGCGGAATTGCCAACGGTAAACATCTGCCGGCTATTAAAAGAAATGGAAACTTTGAGATCATAGCTTTTTGTGACCTGCAGAAAGAAAGAGCTGAAAAGGCTAAGACCGAATATGGTACAGCTGCTTCCAAAGTTTATACAGATTATCGGGAATTATTAAAGGAAAAGGAAATACAGGCAGTATATGTCCTGACACCAAATAAATCCCACGCATCCATATCAATTGATGCCATGGAAGCAGAGAAGCATGTAATGTGTGAGAAGCCTATGGCAAAGACTTATGAGGATGCAAAGAAGATGGTAGAAACTGCAAGGAATACAGGAAAGATTCTTACTATCGGCTATCAGAACAGATACCGTGCAGATTCCACTTATCTTAAGAGAGCCTGCAGCAATGATGATCTGGGTGAAATCTATTATGCAAGAGCTCACGCTGTCAGAAGAAGAGCAGTACCTACCTGGGGAGTATTCTTAAATGAGGAAGAGCAGGGGGGAGGACCTTTAATCGATATCGGAACCCATGCGCTTGATTTAACTCTCTGGATGATGAATAACTATGAAGTGGAATCCGTAACAGGTTCTGTGTACCGTAAGCTGGCAGAACAGAAGGAACAGGGAAACGCTTTTGGGGAATGGGATCCGGAAATCTTTACAGTGGAAGATTCTGCTTTCGGTTTTATCAAAATGAAGAATGGTGCTACAATTCATTTGGAAGCCTCCTGGGCGCTTAATACACTGGAAGTGGATGAAGCAAAAGTAAGTTTATGTGGAACCAGAGCCGGAGCGGATATGAAGGAAGGCCTTAGAATCAACAGGGTTCAATATAACAAACAATGCGTCGAGAAACCGGATCTTGGTTCTGGCGGTGTGGCATTCTTTGACGGCAAAACAGAGAATGATTCTGATGTAGAACAGAGAATCTTTTATAATGCCATTACAAAAGGGGAAGAACTGGTGGTAAAACCGGAACAGGCACTTGTTGTAACCCAGGTATTGGAAGCTATCTATGAAGCAGGCAGAACGGGTAAAACGGTATATTTCAATTAA
- a CDS encoding tetratricopeptide repeat protein → MKYNKGIQRAGLPFHISGKLLAIIMIIPVFLLTGCGGKSPGDYYKEGQAYFGSGNYEKADESFSKAIEGNKERADYYISYAMNLIQLKRYEDAIINFERSILDKDNGVVRKNNKRAYRGEGIAYYRAYDYASAIENFNKALKINELEDMNQDILSYKGKAQEKSGLYKEAAKTFTEIIENNKSNAQAYINRGDIYRKMGEYEKSLTDYDKAIKLKTSNYDYYLAKYFLLLDMEDKEGAGEVLNQAAAINGTTEEDKFNMAKITYYKGDFETAIQMFGEAFGNGFTESYYYLGSIYEQQKDYENAVTNYGKYLETDSGSDNGRAYNQTAECLIKLKNYEEALVYIEDGIKVNDISVNQELKRNQIIVYEHLDRFEEAYKLVEAYLKVYPEDEAAKKEAVFLKSRLPDTVLIKKETE, encoded by the coding sequence ATGAAATATAATAAGGGAATACAAAGGGCAGGACTGCCTTTTCATATATCTGGAAAGTTACTGGCTATCATAATGATCATACCGGTATTTTTGTTAACCGGCTGCGGCGGCAAATCACCGGGAGATTATTATAAAGAAGGACAGGCGTATTTTGGCAGCGGCAATTATGAAAAAGCGGACGAAAGTTTCTCCAAAGCCATAGAAGGCAACAAAGAGAGAGCAGATTATTACATCAGTTATGCTATGAACTTAATACAGCTTAAGAGATATGAGGATGCCATTATTAATTTTGAGCGAAGTATTCTGGATAAAGACAACGGAGTAGTAAGAAAAAATAATAAAAGAGCCTACAGAGGAGAAGGGATAGCATACTATAGAGCCTATGATTATGCCTCCGCCATAGAAAATTTTAATAAAGCTCTTAAAATCAATGAATTAGAGGATATGAATCAGGACATTTTATCTTATAAGGGGAAAGCACAAGAGAAATCAGGCTTGTATAAAGAAGCGGCAAAAACCTTTACAGAAATCATAGAAAATAACAAGAGCAACGCCCAGGCTTATATCAACAGAGGTGATATTTACCGTAAGATGGGTGAGTATGAGAAGAGCCTGACTGATTATGATAAAGCAATCAAGCTGAAAACTTCGAATTATGATTACTACCTCGCGAAATATTTTCTGCTCCTTGATATGGAGGACAAGGAAGGGGCAGGGGAAGTATTGAACCAGGCAGCAGCCATAAACGGTACCACCGAGGAAGATAAGTTTAATATGGCTAAGATAACATATTATAAGGGAGATTTTGAAACTGCCATACAGATGTTTGGAGAAGCTTTTGGCAATGGATTTACGGAGAGTTACTATTATCTGGGAAGTATCTATGAGCAGCAGAAGGATTATGAAAATGCTGTAACGAACTATGGCAAATATCTTGAAACTGATTCGGGCTCCGACAATGGCAGGGCTTATAATCAGACAGCAGAATGTCTCATAAAACTTAAGAATTATGAAGAAGCACTGGTTTATATTGAAGATGGTATTAAGGTAAATGATATATCCGTAAATCAGGAGCTTAAAAGAAACCAGATTATTGTATACGAGCATCTGGATCGCTTCGAGGAGGCTTATAAGCTTGTGGAAGCTTATTTAAAAGTCTATCCGGAGGATGAAGCTGCTAAGAAAGAAGCGGTATTCTTAAAGAGCCGGCTTCCAGACACTGTTCTTATCAAAAAAGAAACAGAATAA
- the hflX gene encoding GTPase HflX, translating into MSDLYDVKEQEERLILVGVETGPGDDTRDCLEELKELAKTAGAETLEIVIQNRESVHPGTYIGKGKIEEVRLLAEELGATGVVCDDELSPAQLKNLEDALQMKVMDRTMLILDIFAQHAVTKEGKIQVELAQLKYRATRLVGMRNSLSRLGGGIGTRGPGEKKLEVDRRLIRDRISQLNKELTDVKQARETTRELRSKNPIPVIAIVGYTNAGKSTLLNHLTGAGVLEEDMLFATLDPTTRNIVLPSGEQVLLTDTVGFIRKLPHHLIEAFRSTLEEAKYADMILHVVDSSNPSAYKHMHVVYETLRNLGIKDKTVVTLFNKQDLLETDIIIKDFKADRTLKISAREEKGLDQLLNVIEELLRESKVLIERVFSYQEAGRIQIIRKYGQLLLEDYREEGIYIKAYVPRDVIGMI; encoded by the coding sequence ATGAGCGATTTGTATGATGTAAAAGAGCAGGAAGAACGCCTGATCTTAGTGGGTGTGGAAACAGGTCCGGGAGATGATACGAGAGATTGTCTGGAAGAACTGAAAGAGCTGGCAAAGACTGCCGGAGCAGAGACCCTTGAGATTGTAATCCAGAACCGGGAAAGCGTACACCCTGGAACCTATATTGGTAAGGGAAAGATAGAAGAGGTAAGGCTGTTGGCGGAAGAACTGGGAGCTACCGGCGTAGTTTGTGATGACGAGTTGTCACCTGCCCAGTTAAAGAATCTTGAAGATGCTCTGCAGATGAAAGTAATGGATCGTACCATGCTGATTCTGGATATCTTTGCACAGCATGCAGTCACCAAGGAAGGAAAGATTCAGGTAGAGTTAGCGCAATTAAAATACCGGGCAACCCGCCTTGTCGGTATGAGAAATTCCTTATCCCGTTTAGGAGGCGGTATTGGTACCAGAGGACCCGGTGAGAAGAAATTAGAGGTGGACAGAAGATTAATAAGAGACAGGATATCTCAGTTAAACAAAGAACTTACGGATGTCAAACAAGCCAGAGAAACAACAAGGGAATTAAGAAGTAAAAATCCCATTCCGGTTATCGCAATCGTTGGCTACACCAATGCAGGCAAATCAACTCTTTTGAACCACCTGACCGGAGCAGGTGTACTGGAGGAAGATATGCTGTTTGCTACGTTGGATCCCACTACCAGAAACATTGTACTTCCAAGCGGAGAACAGGTGCTCTTGACAGATACCGTAGGTTTTATCAGAAAACTTCCACATCATCTGATAGAAGCATTTCGAAGCACCCTGGAAGAGGCGAAATATGCCGATATGATTCTCCATGTGGTTGACAGCTCCAATCCATCGGCCTACAAGCATATGCACGTAGTTTATGAAACCTTACGGAATCTGGGCATCAAAGATAAGACAGTTGTAACCTTGTTTAATAAACAGGATCTGCTGGAGACCGATATTATCATCAAGGACTTTAAAGCCGACAGAACCTTAAAGATATCTGCCAGAGAAGAAAAAGGCCTTGACCAGCTGCTGAATGTAATAGAGGAACTCTTAAGGGAGAGCAAGGTCTTAATTGAGAGGGTATTTTCCTATCAGGAGGCAGGACGGATTCAGATAATCCGCAAGTACGGCCAGCTGCTGTTAGAGGATTACAGAGAAGAAGGTATCTATATCAAAGCTTATGTACCCAGAGACGTGATTGGGATGATTTAA
- a CDS encoding ribonucleoside triphosphate reductase, with amino-acid sequence MIQVVKRDGEIADFDLAKISGAIEKAFTATEKFYTGDIINLLTLRVTADFQQKIKEDKITVEDVQDSVEHVLEQTGYTDVAKAYILYRKNREKIRNMKSTILDYKEIVNSYVKEEDWRVKENSTVTYSVGGLILHNSGSVTANYWLSEIYDEEVAAAHRNADIHLHDLSMLTGYCAGWSLKQLIKEGLGGIPGKITSSPASHLSTLCNQMVNFLGIMQNEWAGAQAFSSFDTYLAPFVKIDDLSYKEVKQCIQSFIYGVNTPSRWGTQAPFSNITLDWTVPADLAELPCIVGGKETDFCYKDCKKEMDMVNKAFIEIMIEGDANGRGFQYPIPTYSITRDFDWSDSENNRLLFEMTAKYGTPYFSNYINSDMEPSDVRSMCCRLRLDLRELRKKTGGFFGSGESTGSIGVVTINMPRIAYLADSEKDFFLRLDRMMDISARSLHVKRGVITKLLNEGLYPYTKRYLGTFDNHFSTIGLLGMNEVGLNATWLGSDMTNEETQAFSVKVLNHMRERLSDYQEKYGSLFNLEATPAESTSYRLAKHDKKHYPEIKTAGNEGDTPYYTNSSHLPVGFSEDVFEALDIQDELQTLYTSGTVFHAFLGEKLPDWQAAAKLVKTIAENYKLPYYTLSPTYSICRDHGYLSGEQFTCPHCGQSAEVYSRITGYYRPVQNWNEGKSQEYKNRKVYEVNKSRKMTGFRTVISSSEVLKEEVAVSNEKKAMLFTTKTCPNCKIAKEYLKDISYMTVDAEENTELARKYGIMQAPTLVVLEEDKVNKYVNASNIKRYTEEVFIK; translated from the coding sequence ATGATTCAGGTTGTAAAACGAGATGGAGAAATAGCTGATTTTGATCTGGCTAAAATATCCGGAGCAATCGAAAAGGCCTTTACGGCAACGGAAAAATTCTATACGGGTGATATCATAAATTTGCTGACGCTAAGAGTAACAGCAGATTTCCAGCAGAAGATAAAGGAAGATAAGATTACAGTGGAAGATGTACAAGACAGTGTGGAACATGTCCTTGAACAGACAGGTTATACCGATGTGGCCAAAGCCTATATCCTTTATCGTAAGAACAGGGAAAAAATCCGTAATATGAAATCCACCATCCTGGATTATAAAGAAATTGTTAACAGCTATGTAAAAGAAGAGGACTGGCGTGTAAAAGAGAACTCTACCGTTACCTATTCCGTAGGTGGACTTATTTTACATAATTCCGGTTCGGTTACAGCAAATTACTGGCTGTCTGAGATTTATGATGAAGAAGTTGCTGCAGCTCACAGAAATGCAGATATTCATTTACATGACCTGTCCATGCTCACCGGCTACTGTGCCGGCTGGTCTTTAAAACAGTTAATTAAGGAAGGTCTTGGAGGAATACCCGGAAAGATTACCTCCTCCCCTGCAAGCCATCTGTCCACTCTCTGTAACCAGATGGTTAATTTCCTTGGTATCATGCAGAATGAATGGGCCGGAGCACAGGCTTTCTCCTCCTTTGATACCTATCTGGCTCCTTTTGTTAAAATAGATGACCTGTCCTATAAGGAAGTAAAGCAATGTATACAATCCTTTATTTACGGAGTAAATACCCCCAGCCGCTGGGGAACCCAGGCACCCTTTTCCAATATTACGCTGGACTGGACAGTGCCGGCAGATCTTGCAGAGCTGCCCTGTATCGTAGGCGGTAAGGAAACAGACTTCTGCTATAAAGACTGCAAGAAAGAAATGGATATGGTGAATAAGGCTTTCATTGAAATAATGATTGAAGGTGATGCAAACGGCAGAGGCTTCCAGTATCCTATTCCCACCTATTCCATAACAAGAGATTTTGATTGGTCTGATTCAGAGAACAATCGCCTTCTCTTTGAAATGACAGCAAAATACGGAACACCTTATTTCTCAAATTATATCAACAGTGATATGGAACCCAGTGATGTTCGCTCCATGTGCTGCAGGCTTCGCCTGGATTTAAGAGAACTTAGAAAGAAAACCGGAGGTTTCTTCGGTTCCGGTGAAAGTACCGGTTCCATTGGAGTAGTAACCATTAATATGCCCCGTATAGCATACCTGGCTGATTCTGAGAAGGATTTCTTCCTGCGGCTGGACAGAATGATGGATATCTCCGCTCGTTCTCTCCATGTAAAACGTGGCGTTATTACCAAACTTTTAAATGAAGGACTTTACCCTTATACCAAACGCTATCTTGGTACCTTTGACAACCATTTCTCAACCATCGGTCTGCTTGGAATGAACGAAGTCGGACTCAATGCAACCTGGCTGGGTAGCGATATGACGAATGAAGAGACACAAGCCTTCAGTGTTAAGGTATTAAATCATATGAGAGAGCGTTTATCCGATTACCAGGAGAAGTACGGCAGCCTCTTTAATTTGGAGGCAACACCGGCGGAATCCACCAGCTACCGTCTTGCAAAACACGATAAGAAACATTATCCGGAGATTAAAACGGCGGGAAATGAAGGAGACACACCTTATTACACCAACAGCTCTCATTTACCGGTAGGATTTTCAGAAGATGTTTTTGAGGCACTGGATATACAGGATGAGCTTCAGACACTTTATACCTCAGGGACTGTATTCCATGCCTTTTTAGGGGAGAAGCTTCCCGACTGGCAGGCTGCTGCCAAGCTGGTTAAAACCATTGCGGAGAATTACAAACTGCCTTATTATACTCTTTCACCTACCTATTCCATCTGCCGTGACCACGGTTACTTAAGCGGCGAACAGTTTACCTGTCCTCATTGCGGACAGTCAGCAGAAGTATATTCCCGTATCACCGGATATTACAGACCTGTGCAGAACTGGAATGAAGGAAAATCACAGGAATATAAGAACCGAAAGGTATATGAAGTAAATAAATCCAGAAAAATGACAGGCTTTCGAACTGTAATAAGCAGCAGTGAGGTATTAAAAGAAGAAGTTGCTGTATCAAATGAGAAGAAAGCAATGCTATTTACTACAAAGACCTGTCCTAATTGTAAGATAGCAAAGGAATATTTAAAGGATATCTCCTATATGACAGTAGATGCGGAAGAGAATACAGAGCTTGCCAGAAAATACGGAATTATGCAGGCCCCCACGCTTGTTGTATTGGAAGAGGACAAAGTAAATAAATACGTTAATGCTTCTAATATCAAACGATACACAGAAGAAGTATTCATTAAGTAA
- the thyA gene encoding thymidylate synthase translates to MSLADKYFIATCKDILENGVWDKGMNVRPRWEDGTPAYTIKKFGVVHRYNLQEEFPLTTIRKTAWKSAIDEILWMWQKKSNNVNELSSHIWDAWANEEGSIGKAYGYQLGVKHKYKEGLFDQVDRVLFDLKHNPSSRRIITNLYNHSDLNEMALAPCAYSMTFNVTGNKLNGMLNQRSQDMLTAGCGFNEFQYSALLAMMAQVSGFEVGEFIHVIADAHIYDRHMPIVEELIKREPKTAPTVEIDGDIKDFYKFTVDSFQVKEYQTHEFKEKIEVAV, encoded by the coding sequence ATGAGTTTAGCAGATAAATATTTTATAGCGACCTGTAAGGATATTTTAGAAAATGGTGTATGGGATAAAGGGATGAATGTTCGTCCCCGTTGGGAAGATGGTACACCTGCGTATACGATCAAAAAGTTCGGTGTCGTTCATAGATATAATCTACAGGAAGAATTCCCTTTGACAACTATACGGAAAACAGCCTGGAAGTCTGCAATCGATGAGATTTTATGGATGTGGCAGAAAAAATCGAATAATGTCAATGAGTTAAGCAGCCATATTTGGGACGCGTGGGCCAATGAAGAAGGAAGCATAGGAAAAGCCTATGGTTATCAGTTAGGTGTAAAACATAAATATAAAGAGGGTTTGTTTGATCAGGTAGATAGAGTGCTATTTGATCTAAAGCACAACCCATCCTCCAGAAGAATCATTACCAATTTATACAATCACAGTGATTTGAATGAAATGGCTTTGGCACCCTGTGCTTATTCAATGACATTTAATGTTACAGGAAATAAATTAAATGGAATGTTGAATCAAAGGAGTCAGGATATGCTTACAGCTGGATGTGGCTTTAATGAGTTTCAATATTCGGCTTTACTTGCAATGATGGCTCAGGTAAGTGGTTTTGAAGTTGGGGAATTCATCCATGTTATTGCAGATGCACATATCTATGACAGGCATATGCCGATAGTAGAGGAACTGATAAAAAGGGAACCAAAAACTGCACCTACTGTAGAAATTGACGGTGATATTAAGGATTTCTATAAATTTACTGTTGACAGCTTTCAGGTAAAAGAGTATCAGACACATGAATTTAAAGAAAAAATTGAAGTGGCGGTTTAG